The window AGTATAGTCAGATCAAGTATGAAACCCAAGGTCTGCTTTATTGCTTACAATTTCTAACTGATCGTGGAAGTCTTCATTCTCAATAACTTTAATCAGTGGCTTGAGCTTCTCTTTGagtttcttcccctcctttgcTGGAAGAATAAATCGTAACCTCATGTGAGCACGTTCAATTTGCATGGTCTCCTTTAATTGTCTGATCACTTCCAGTGCCTGCAGAGAcattgaagaaagaagaaagagcatTTACTCACTTGCTTAAAAAGGCCACACAGATCAAAACCTCAATTTTTCTGCACTAGCCTCAGATATTTCTCAGTACTGTTCACTAGCACTTTGCTGCAGGAAGAGATTGCAGTTACGCTAGTTTGCTAGACTAAAAGAACAGGCAGAGCTGATGGTGGTCacttcaaatactgaaaaaacacACTAGAAAGAATGTTAAATAGGAAATGATGTTAAAGGACAGTTATACTACAGAACACTAGAAACTCATATGGCTCAGATGTATGGACTGATTTACCACCTCACGTGAAATAAAtcatgaaacatttatttctgttccagACATATCACTGATGCTGCTTTAATTAGTTTTTATCTTTCTCCCTTCACcaaacagttaaaaaacaaactacagGAGCTTCAGAAGCTGCTTGTACCCAGCATtcagctgccagccagccaACTAATCATTCTGCCAGCTTTTGACCACAAGGCTGTTTTCATTCCTATGTGAATGCTCATAGAAAAGTTACACTTGTTGACAACACCTCTGAGCACAAGCTGATTTTGAGTGAATACTAACCTGTTGCTTTGTGCTCTTGTTTGGTTTGACGGAGTAGTGAATATCCTTCATGGCTCTCTCTATAAGGATTACTGTGTACGGCCTCTTTGTCTCAGGATTCACACATTTGTCAGCCACAATAGTTGCGATGTCTCTAAACATCTGCTCCAGCTGCGTCTGTCGTTCTTTGTCTGACACCTGCAACTCCCCTTTTGATAAAATCTgcagttaaaattaaattgattaGTAAGTGTTGCAGATCCGGCTAAAATTGAAAACCCTTGCATGACAGATTTAACTGTTGCTTTAATGGTTTGTTTAGAcacaaaatgcaggaaaaaaaaacccacaaacataTTAAGAATGCATATTGTTACAACAGACAACACCGGAAAGATGTcagaaaaaaacccacaaccaagAAACACTACAGAAGCACTGAATTACAAAAAGAACGGCACAGGTTTACTTAAATTGTCATCACCCACAGCAAGCCCACAGTCTGCAACGTCCCAAGAAGAAACTAGATTTGCTTTAACATTTAGTTGGTCTCTCCAAAATAAGCGaatatccttttcttttctctgcatccTTTGTGGCGAGTCTTTGATGGTAAATTCTTCAAGGCTCACCTGGGTCTGAAGAGATCAGCACATAAAGGCTGTACGCTGCGCAGAAGACTCAGACGAATGTATATTTGAGACTATACCAAAGATCCACCACCCCTCTCTCCACATTTCTTATCAAACGATTTCACCCACAGCCGCACCGTGAGCTCTgcaccaaccaaccaacctcCTATGCCTGCACAGCGTTCAGGACCCCCGGCCGCACCAAGCCGCGCTACGAGGCACAGGACTCACCATCTTACAGATCTCCGTCTGGTCATCCGTCCCGAAGGCCCGCACCAGATCCTCCTTTTTCGCCACCTGCCCTTTGGACACGTTGACGAACACCGTGTGCGTCTGCAGCACCTCGTCCAGGTCCTTCTCCCTGCCAGGCAACAGCAGCGTCAGGGAGCGGCGGGGACGGGGCGAGGGCAGGGCCGAGCCCGCTGACAAGACCCGGGGTGGCCCGGGGGAGCCCGGAGGAGCCCGGAGgatcccccccaccccacaaccGGGCCCCACGGAGCCCCCTCAGCGCCGCCTCCCTGCCGGTCCCTGCCCCGCCGCAGCCAGGCCCTGCACCCCCCTTCTCCCCGGACTCACGCCCCGCTGCGCCAGCCCATGACTTTGTTGCGGTAGCAGGCGATCTCGAAGCGCTtcccgccgcgccgcgcccgcACCACGGCCACGTTGGTGAGGCGGATCTGGTTGGTGGGGGTGAAGATGGACATGGCGGAACCCGCACGGACACGGACACGGGCACCGCCACAGCGCTGCgcagcgcggccccgcggcgaggggcggggaggggcagGGCCGGGAAATGGCGGCCGGAGGGAAACggaaggggagggggcagggggacggggctgcGCCGCGTGGGGGCCGCGAgtggaggggagagaggaggtacggggggtgctgggggccctCGGCGGGGTAATTAGTGGTGGGGGTGGGCTTCGGGGGTAATTAGCATGTGGGGGGGCTTCAGTGGGGTAATTATTGGGGTAATTAGCGCGAGGAGGGGCTTCAGTGGGGGTAATTAGCGTGGGGAGGGTTTCAGTGGGGGTGATTAGCATGTGGGGGTGCTTCAGTGGGGTAATTAGTGGGGCAATTAACGTGGGAGGGGGTTCAGTGGGGTAATTATTGGGGTAATTAGCGCGGGGGGGCTTCAGTGGGGGTAATTAGCACGTGGGGGTGCTTCAGTGGGGTAATTATTGGGGTTCTTGGTGTAGGGGGGCTTCAACGGGGGTAATTATTGGGATACTTGGTATGAGGGGCTTCAGTGGAGTAATTAGTGGGGCAATTAGCGTAGGGGGCTTCGGTGGGGTAATTATTGAGGTGTTATAATTATTGGAGGCCTTCCCTGCCTGTGGTGCCCGGCAGCCCCCTATGGCACggggctggctgggagcagggtcCCCTCACCCCGCTTCTCTTGGGGTCTGGGTGTTGCTGGCCGAGGGGAAGGAAGGCTTTAACCTCCTGCTACGAGCGGCAGCCCCGGGGAGAGCGAAGATAAAGCTTCCAGCTTCCTCAGGCCTTCTGCGTTCCCGCTCCTGATAGACGCCTGCCAAAGCAGGGTGCAGGAGGCCTGCAGATTCACCAGCTGTCGTGCTCGGTGCTTCTTGGGCAGTTACGTGTTGCAGATGAGCCTCGTTTAAGCTCTTCAATGTTTCATACCCGTAAAGGAATCACAGGGGCCACACAAGCAGCGCCCCTTGGAGTTTTAAAGTCAGCTCAGAACAATTTTCGCTGTTCTGAATGAAACCTCACCCACATGATATAACCCCAGGAAAGTACTTGTGACCGAATCCAGATTTCAGTCTGGCTTCGATGCTCTGTACCCAACCTGTCGTCGTAATCAGTGTAGCACCTTGTGTGTGCAAGCCAGGGCTCTGTTCTGCAGTTAGCTCTGGGGAGTGATTTCCCCCTTGACACGGGATTTTACACCTCCAGAGATCTGCGTGTGTTGGGTCTATGGAAAGCTAAGGCCTGTGAGATGCAATTGATGTTTAACAAGGATGTTTTACTTTACTTTCAGGCAGCGGTGCTGCACAagtattttctgcctttccttggGACAGAACCTGTCCTAGGTAAGAGAAGCCCAGCATTTCAGTGTGATGGTCTAAAATTTTAGTTTAGGTAGGCAGGTACGCACTGCTGAGAAGGTGAAGGTCACTGATTCAGCTGTAGTGTTGTGTCTTCAGCCagaagctgttttctgcagagcCTGAGAATAGCTGATGGCATGAATCTGTGGGTGTGGTGTGACTTTTTTGTGTGCTTATTCTAAATTCATACTGAAGGAATTTGCTTTTGCTAAATCTGTGATTTATTCTAGATTTAGATGTCTGAATGGATATGTGGAACTTTTCCTACACTTGCCTGGCATCCTTATGGCTGCACAGATTTTACATCTATTCTGTTATTGCTTTTGGGATTAGTCTCTGGATCGTTGTCCAGCTCTTCACCACCAAAAAGAAGGTAACTGGAGACTTGAGCACATTTGTCTGAGAAAAACCCAAAACTTGTGTGTGGGAAGGGGTAGGTGCCAGGTGAAGGTACCCACTGGTGCAGTGAAATGCAACACTTTGCTGCAGGCCCACCTTGGTTGTTGTAAatccaaaatgtgttttagttTACCTGACAGTTAGAGTTTTCAGTCTGGATTGTGCTGTGGGCGTGGGTAACTAGCTGTCAGTGCTGCTCTGAGGTTAGAGCAGATCTTGCCTGAAAACTTCTCACTCTGCATTGGAGAAGCGTTAGCCTGGACAGCTCTGTCACTTCATGTAAGTCACTCTGCTTGTGTCCAGTGTTTCAGGTTAGCCTTTCTGGTGAccttaatattgaactggttTTAGGGTGGGAGTGGGATTAGTTCATTCAGGAAGCTAAAACCTTCTCACACACACGAGTGAAGTTCTGCAGCACAGGGTGGAAGAATCACTTCTCAGGTTCTGCTGAATCCTGCTGTCTCCCTGATGTGTGAGATGGGTTTACAGCATGGCCTAGTTCAGTGGAATAGTCACTAATGCATTTCTCTAGGAATGTGTGAGAAGCTAAAATGCTTTGACTGTTGCGTTGGCATAGTGCTGGGAGGCTGGTTACTGGCTTAGGATTTTAAACGCTTTTGGGAAAATGGACTTAAGGACACTTAAAAGGATGGAATGAAacaatggtttttttttttttcacagggtGAAAAATCCAATGGGAATCTGTCTTCTGAAgttgtagaagaaaaacaagcaaatggaTATGCTGCCCAGCAGGCAAAGGAGGTCTATGTTGCTGGCGTAAAGATTTTCTATGGGTCTCAGACTGGCACAGCAAGGgtatgttactgttttttttccacatgcctgAAGCtgatagaaatatttctgagattCAAGTATATCGCTTGCCTTAGGAACGCTGTGCCAtgtaaaaatctgaaagtttaTTGGGAAGTTCATTATTTCATTAGAAATCAGTGCACAAGATGACAGATAAgtgaaaattatgtttaaaacaaaaaacaacacaaagccaaaccaaaccaaaaaagaaaaagcaaacgaCAAATCTATTCATGTAAAGTGGGGCAAGTGGTAGAGACACTAATTATGAGACTTAAAACTTGCTCTTACAATATACTCTTAGTTTGCTAGCAGGTACTCTAGAGAATTGCTGCTTCAGGTACTTTGTCAAAAAGAACGAatttgtatgtatgtaaatTATTAGCTATTAGCAGTTGTAAGTCTTCATTGTTCCTTCACTTTTTTAATCTGAGAAATTACAGGTGCAGTGTGTAATTATCAAGTGtcattgttttttctgttctggGAGATGTCTTGTGATTGGACACAGCAGAGCTTTTTTCACACTTACTGTAGTTGGGTCAAAGTCATTCATAACTTTCTACATTTCTCAGAGATTTGCGAAAGGTCTGGCTGAAGCAGTTATTTCCCTTAATTTGCCTGTGGAAGTCATTAGCATGGGAGATTATGATCCAGATGACTGTCTAGCAGAGGAGGTatgtaataaatacaaactTTTCCTGGTATTGTCAAggatcttttccttttgtatttctctCCTGTTATCCTGGAAATCCCCAAAGCTATGTGTTTGCAAATTGCTTCTTAAACATAGGTGAGCATAGCCCTTCAGCCCTCAGCAGTAATCTTGAAAGTCACTGTAAGAGCATCATCTACAATATGTTGATACTGATGCTGATTTTGTATGAGCTGGTTCCTGTAACTCAGGAGTGAGTTACATGAAAGTATCTGCACGTGGTCCCTCTGTTCTCTCTGAGAGGGTACACATGGGGAAACCAAAGAACAAATAATGATACTTCTGCAACCTTCAAAGACTTAAGAAAAttttgggggggtggagggCGGCATATTTATATTGAATAATccttgatggatttttttcttctggaaatattAATAGTTCCTTCTTGCATCTGTGGGAGACTTTTATCACTGCAAAAGTGTAAGAAACtgtagggaagggaaggtggaTGTCAGTTTTACTACTGTCCCTGTTATGTAGGGGGAAGACAGCAAGATGGCTTGATTCCCCTTGGCTAATTTAAGATGGCTTTGCATGGAGGATGGCTACTTGCTACCATTGGGTTTATTACTTGCAGTATTCTTAACTCATATAGTAgtaaaaaaaccaaacaaacaaaccaaaaaacccaCCACAAAACAACTTTTAACTTCTTCAAGCTGTCCTTGTGTTACAGCTCTTCCTCATGTAAAGTGCTCTGataatcagtgattttttttcctgtcccacTCTTATACATTAGACAACCAGCAGGAACATTTGTGTGTTCTTGGTAGCT is drawn from Aythya fuligula isolate bAytFul2 chromosome 20, bAytFul2.pri, whole genome shotgun sequence and contains these coding sequences:
- the SBDS gene encoding ribosome maturation protein SBDS gives rise to the protein MSIFTPTNQIRLTNVAVVRARRGGKRFEIACYRNKVMGWRSGAEKDLDEVLQTHTVFVNVSKGQVAKKEDLVRAFGTDDQTEICKMILSKGELQVSDKERQTQLEQMFRDIATIVADKCVNPETKRPYTVILIERAMKDIHYSVKPNKSTKQQALEVIRQLKETMQIERAHMRLRFILPAKEGKKLKEKLKPLIKVIENEDFHDQLEIVCLIDPGCFREIDELIRCETKGKGTLEVLSLKDVEEGDEKLE